In Rhodamnia argentea isolate NSW1041297 chromosome 1, ASM2092103v1, whole genome shotgun sequence, the genomic window TACAGCTTCAGAATGGTAAGACTTTCATAACTTTTCTGCATGTGGAACGTGGATCGTTTCATGGGCAAAACATGGGTTGTGAATTTTTGGTCCTATCTTCTTGTTCTGTTCCTGGGCTCACGATCCAAGTTTTGTGTGCTTTCTTTTCTGATGCAAAATAGCTGCATTAGATCTTCGGGCATGGCGTACCGCGGAGATGGAACGTGGCGTGGTCCATATGAGCTTAGTCATGTCATTTGAAAGCTTGTTGATTGTTGCAGTTGCACCATGTCGTTAAACTTTTCAGTAATCCTGTATTGAGGTGACAAGCGGGATCCGTCTTAAATAGAATATAAGTATTTGTGTGGCATGTGACTTGGAGATCTTCATCTTATGTTTGATTGGAATTGTTTGTCAGCCTTCTTTTACAGTTTGTAATTACAGGTTGCATCGGTAAGGACATAATCGCCTTCGGTGATGGAAGGCGTGCTCATGAGGACTACCGCGGATGTTTTCAAGCATGGTCTGTTCAAGGGGCATCCTCTGGAGCAAGTGGATGTCCTGTTCAGGGACAACCGCTCTTCGCTTCAGGCGAGCCGGGGCCGTAGGTTTTGTGGTATCTGTTGTCAAGAATCGGATGGAACTGGGTTTGTGAATCTGAAGCGAAAGAGTAACAAGCCCTCACTTAAGAAGACACAAGCAATACTTACACCGGTCACAGACCCGACCTTAACAGCGAAAAAGGTGAATCATGTTGTTTCAGCTTATGACACACCAGCAAACCAGGAAATGCATTACCAGAGCCAGTATATTACCAATTTGAATAACGTTTGATCACCTAAGGGGGCTGCTTTACCTTTACCAAATGATCAATCCTCGCATGCAGTTACCAAGCTAGCAATCCACGTCTACTACAACATCATATCAAGTAGTAGTTTCTTCTGTTAGTTCGTATTTGCAAAGGGAGGTCTTATTCTGATCTATGTGTTCTGCAGAGAGTTTATACATTCGGAAAAGGGAGGAGCGAGggaaataagggcatgaagtccTTGGTAAGCGGCttatttcctaaaaattcagCCAAGGGAATGTGAATTTTTTCGTTCTTATGTTAACTGATATTGAGTTAGCATTTGATGTTAAAAGAACTGAAAGTGAAACTTATGTCACTTGAATCATGGGACTTAGTATATTTTCTCCAATATGACATTGTCAAATTGAACATTCTCTTTTGAAATTATAAACTTCAAAACCTATGACCGTGATGCATGCCCTTGAGATTATGAATATATTGAATTTTGTAGTTGGGAGGAAAAGGAGCGAACCTAGCAGAGATGGCTAGCATTGGATTATCTGTGCCTCCCGGGCTTACCATATCGACAGAAGCATGCCAAGAGTACCAGCAGAATGGGAATAAGCTTCCACACGGTCTGTGGGAGGAGATTTTGGAAGGTTTGGAGAGCGTAGAGAAGGACATGGGGGCGGTCCTTGGTGACCCTTCAAAGCCACTCCTTCTGTCTGTTCGATCTGGTGCAGCGGTAGGAATTCCTTAACCACTCCAGAGCTAGGTTTGTCAGACTATCAGTGCATTATGATTCTCCTATGTTTGCAGATATCCATGCCTGGCATGATGGACACTGTCCTTAACCTTGGGCTTAATGACGATGTTGTCGCTGGTCTGGCTGTGAAAAGCGGGGAGCGCTTTGCCTATGACTCTTATAGGCGATTTCTAGACATGTTTGGAGATGTTGTAAGTAAATAGTGCTCTATTCCTTTTAGCTCTTTGCTTCATGCTTTGTTGCCCTAATCATGGCCCTGGCAAGCGAGCCTGAATAGTACTTGCATCACTTCGAGTATAGTGTTCAACTTCCTTCTTGCACCTCTTTCATTTTGTACCACCATTACAATGGACTTTCTTTTCTGCATAAATTCAGGTCATGGGCATTTCACATTCATCATTTGAGGAGAAGCTAGAGCAGTTGAAACACTCGAAAGGTGTTCAACTCGATACCGACCTTACAGCTTCAGATCTTAAAGAGCTTGTGGCACAATACAAGCTTGTTTATCTTGAAACCAAGGGAGAAGAATTCCCTTCAGGTACCAAGTACAAGCCAGTTCACATATTACGACATAATAGTAAAGGAGACAAGATGATAACAGTGCTTCTTCGAACATGTATAAGAATCGAAGaattcatttcttttgaatTGCATCCATTTTGCAGATCCAAGAAAGCAGTTAGAGTTAGCTGTCAATGCCGTTTTTGATTCGTGGAACAGTCCAAGGGCTAATAAGTACCGAAGCATCAATCAAATAACAGGATTGAAGGGTACTGCCGTGAATATTCAGTGCATGGTGTTTGGAAACATGGGAAATACCTCAGGGACAGGTGTGCTGTTCACAAGAAACCCAAGCACCGGCGAGAAGAAGCTCTATGGCGAGTTTTTGGTCAATGCACAGGTTATATATCGGTCTTTTCTCTTTGATGTGTAGCTGCTTCTGGCGACTCAGTAATGTCACAAACAAGTAGGCATATCCATTGACAAGCTAGATTGTGGCTAAATAACATGACAGGGGGAGGATGTGGTAGCGGGAATTAGAACTCCAGAAGACTTGGATATGATGAAGAATTGCATGCCGGAAGCTTACAAAGAGCTTGTGGAGAACTGCGAAATTTTAGAGAAGCATTACAAAGACATGATGGTATGGAACCTCTTTCTATTGTTTGATAGATCATTCTACCACTCTGCTTGAGCGATATCTCTAGTCTTCAACCTTGACATAACATATGCACTGATTTTCTATGTTAGTTCCCTGCTCTGAATTCGATGAGATAAACTGGATCCTCTTTTTCAGATGCAGGCCTCAGAATTTGAGACTAAAGTCGTTGCATGTCTGACTTTGATAAATACAGGATATCGAGTTTACAGTTCAAGAAAATAGGCTATGGATGCTGCAATGCCGGTCTGGAAAGCGTACTGGCAAGGGTGCGGTAAAGATTGCGGTAGACATGGTGAATGAAGGGCTTGTTGACATTCGTTCTTCTATGAAGATGGTGGAGCCTCAGCATCTCGATCAACTTCTTCATCCACAGGTACACATGCTCAAATTCTGTAAGACACTTGGGTCTCTTTATGTTCAGATAATGATGAGAGAATGTAGGAGGAACTGTGTCTTCATCCTAATCCATTTAATCGGGCAGCAGATATCTCTCCTTGGAAGAAGTAAACAATTGCACTGAGTCCTATATCCAACCTAAGGCCTTTGTGTATCTTCATTAGCATGACACTACCAACATTTTCAAAGTACTTAATCTCATTGAAGGGATAATTTCGTGAGTCTATAAAAATTACTCAACGTCATAGAAGGCCCAAGAAGAATTCATGTCCACGTAAAACTTGCACTCCCATATGGATTTATGCTCATACTTACTACTACTTAAGATTTTTCTGAAGTTTTCGACTTCTGTTTCCAGTTTGAAAACCCATCTGCATACAAAGATAAAGTTATTGCTACGGGGTTGCCTGCTTCACCAGGAGCCGCTGTGGGCCAAGTTGTGTTCAGTGCTGATGATGCCGAAGGATGGCatgctcaaggaaaaagtgCCATTCTGGTATGGTGGTACTGGCATTTATTCTCACGCTCTATATGCATTGTATTTGGAGAGGGAGTTCTTTACTGTGCTCTCTGGCATTTCAACCTTCAAAACTGATGACATAACCTATGATCGATATGTATTGTGCGAAGAATAGCAGTTCAAACAAATATGATCATGAGTTGACGAACTGGCAATGGAAGAACCAGCCTTTTTCTTGGAATTGGATAGAGTACttaaaatattaaaccatgcttTCATCCTAAAGCTTATTCCATCAGAATTAAAACTGTGTGGTCTCTTTTGGGATGCAAGATCAAATTAAGATGTGCGAATTAACACTTTTTTTCTGCGTGTAAAGGTTAGGACTGAGACAAGCCCAGAGGATGTTGGTGGAATGCACGCTGCTGCCGGTATTTTAACAGCCAGAGGCGGCATGACATCTCATGCGGCGGTTGTGGCACGTGGATGGGGAAAGTGTTGTGTCTCTGGTTGCGCCGATATCCTCGTAAACGATGCTGAGAAGGTAATTTTTCCAGCAAATCCTCTCTCTCAGCTATGTTACTCTGGCTCTTCTGTCGAGTAGACATTCCCATTCCTAGACGGATAGGATACTGGTATCGGTGTGGCTATGGAGACACATTTCATCTTGAACTCCACGATTGTGAGTTCGTGTCTTCTTGTGAAACTACTGTCTAGATcacctttataaaaattttagagGTTGATGAGCCCGCTCAATTATCAGAGACAAGGTGATCACGTCAGTGGATTCTTTCCCAATAGTGCAGGTGGTCACGACTGGAGACAAGGTAATTAAAGAAGGCGAATGGATCTCCCTTAACGGATCAACCGGTGAAGTGATTTTGGGTAAACAACCACTTTCACCTCCAGCATTGAGCAGTGACCTGGAGATCTTCATGTCCTGGGCCGATGAAATAAGGTCTCTCAAGGTACAGCTCTTTTTCTCCAGTCTTTTCTTCATCTGGTAAAGGTTCTTGCAGTTTAACATGTATGTTCTTTGAAATTATCTCAGTGATTGGGTGATATTATACCGTTCTATGATAGGTTATGGCAAATGCCGACACTCCCGAAGATGCTCTTACAGCCAGAAACAATGGTGCCCAAGGGATTGGACTTTGCAGGACAGAACACATGGTGAAGATCATTTTCCCTCTTTGATCAGTCATTCTTAGCATGCTGTCTCGTTTGTACCAACAGCATGTGAAGCTGTTGTGGGCAGATAATTTTCTTGCGTTGTGCATGAATTTCCTTGTGTGACTTGCAGTCATGTGTTGCAGTACTCTGAACCAATTTCGATCGTCTATACTTTTTGATCATGTTCAGTTCTTTGCTTCGGATGAAAGGATAAAAGCAGTGAGAAAGATGATAATGGCGGTCACCCCTGAACAGAGAAAGGCAGCATTGGATCAGTTGCTGCCTTATCAACAATCCGATTTTGAGGGGATATTCCGTGCTATGGATGGTAACTATATCGCCTGCGAATACTGTTTATATGTCtgtctccaaattctttttttgcatACATTTGTGTGGTTGGTAATTACGTTAAATGGCGTGTAAAAAATTCCAGGCCTTCCAGTGACCATCCGACTGTTAGATCCGCCCCTTCATGAGTTTCTTCCGGAAGGAGACCTAGAACAGATAGTCAGTGAACTAACCACAGAGACCGGCATGACTGAAGATGAAGTTTTCTCAAGGATTGAGAAATTATCCGAAGTAAATCCCATGCTTGGATTCCGAGGCTGCAGGTTTGCGatccttttgattatttgcaaGATGTGGTTTCTGCTTAAATGCTATTGTTTAAGAACAATGGATTTCCCTACTTACTTTAGTTGACTACTCATGCAATTTATGTTAACTCACATGCTCTGCAAGTTTTGTGTACAAGTAGTGATGCATGAAATTCGTGGAAATGCCGAATGCATCCCTATCAGATCAATAATAATCTTTTCGTTCGAATGATACTATGGGCAACTGCTTGGATTGCATCAATAttgattttcctcttcttttcttggcATATAAACAGGCTAGGCATATCATACCCTGAGCTGACTGAAATGCAGGCCCGTGCAGTTTTCCAGGCCGCAGTGACAATGAGCCGCCAGGGCTTCACGGTTCTTCCAGAGATAATGGTTCCGCTAGTGGGAACGCCTCAGGCACGGctctctttcctttcccttctaaAGTTTTCGTTCCATCATGCACAGTCCAAATCTTTTGCAGAACTCTCTTCAGCTAATATCTCCCTGAAAATGACCAGTCATGCCAAATATGAGCTCGAATTGATCTGCCTCCACACAATTGCATGAACTGTAGTTTAATGAACCTTTCGAACAATTTGATTTTAGCTGCAAGTGCTGAAAGAGTCCTCATggaaaatttgatgattttgattgcccAGGAACTAGGACAACAGGTGAGTTTAATACGTAGCATTGCCAAGAAAGTGTTCTCTGAGGTGGGTTCATCGTTAAGCTACAAGATCGGGACAATGATCGAGATTCCTAGGGCCGCTCTTGTGGCGGATGAGGTGCGCAAACCGTTCAGTCCTTATGTGCCGGGTCTAACCGACAGCACACAGCATCCCCATTCTCTTTTCTGCAGTTGcactttccttgttttttgcTGTTTTAAAAGGGATGGCTCCAATGAACACAAATGTTGATGCTGAAGCATATTGTATGTCATTGTGTTTATTGACTTTACTCATTCTTTGGTGCAACTAATCATAGATTGCAAAGGAGGCAGAGTTCTTCTCCTTTGGGACCAATGATCTGACGCAAATGACGTTCGGGTACAGCAGAGACGATGTCGGCAAATTCCTACCGATATACTTGTCCAAAGGCATCCTGCAAGCTGATCCTTTCGAGGTCCGTCCCAACACCTTGCTACTCTTCCAGGGAATCACCTCCAGGAGTGGAGGGAGAGCCTTGCTAAATTTCACAAACAACCCGAATTTTCTTGCTTGCAGGTGCTAGATCAGAGAGGCGTTGGCCAACTTATCAAGATCGCAACCGAGAGAGGCCGAGCAGCTAGGCCAAACTTAAAGGTAATCGGCTCTCAATGAGGAGACTTGCTCATTGGTACCCGAATTTTCCCGTACATCGTTCTCGGGTTAGTTCTTGCTGCATAAAAACTGCTGTCATCGGGATATAAGCGAGGCCCAGCTCACAAGTTACCTATCATGAAAAATGATCAGCCAAAACAACAGGGTCCGTGCCTGGACTTCAATGAATAGTCTGCGACAGAGTGTCGCGTCGCGCACGATAGTTTCCTTGATCAACTTATTTTCCTTGAGATGTGCAAGTGATGAGGGATTGAAAACAGGTCGGTATATGCGGAGAACACGGGGGTGAGCCATCTTCGGTTGCCTTCTTCGCGGAGGCTGGACTCGACTACGTCTCGTGCTCTCCCTTCAGGTCTCTCTAGATTCTAACCCTTGCTGAATTCCCTAGATTTCTAGAAGAGCGgcattctcattcttctttCCACGGTCCGCAGGGTCCCCATTGCCAGGCTCGCCGCGGCCCAAGTCGCGGTTTGAAGAGAAAGTCCCCCGATTGACGATAGCGATTGCTCTTGCACATTCGATGATTTTTGCGCCGTTTGTATATAATCGTCGTCCATGTAAAGAAGCGGCAACAATAATGAATCTTCGATGACTCTAGGGGACCATGTATTGGATCTGATGTGATCAATCTTGTGAGCAGAGGGAGATAAAAGGGATGGAGTTAGACTACAATGTCTAAATGTAAACAGTACTATGACATTAGCAGTGCTCCTGCTTCACTTTCATGCCTGTCTGTAAATGTTAAAAGTTGCTAATTTTTTACTATTGAAATTGCATAtgttcataaaaatttaatgggaaaacattcaaataagagcttaaattgcacatattttcttaaataagagtttGCAGTAGCCATGTCAGTCTTAAAGAAAGGCCTGACTTCTTCGGCTGCCAAATCTTTCGACCCGATGAAGCACATATTTGTCTTTTacgcttttgaatttttttcgattttttcctccattttcacCCGTGGTCGGTCCCAAGTGATGGCCGGCCATCGGAGAGGCTTAGGCGAGAGTCGCCATTACTGGccccaacaaagaaaagaaccataaaagaaaaaatagaaattttaaaaatataaaaaataaaggacgaaaatacccttgttCAGGTGGTgcagatctttatttgagaatgACATAATCATTCCAGGcagttatttgaaataatgtctactttatgttcttatttgaaaaaataatgacactttaaatttttatatggaataatatttattttatattcttaTTCGAGGAAATGACTATACTTCGTGTGCTTGTTtagaattttcccaaatttcatGGTAGAAGATCCCTTAGAGAGCGCGGGATTCATAGAAAAAGACATGCGACAAAAGGAACCACTTTGTCCTGTTAAACGACATCGTAACGACCACAAACCTGgcttcttctctttgacgaGCTCGAAACCGCCCGAGGGTTcagcccatctctctctctctctctctctctctctctctctctgcttctgAGTCGAAAGAGAAAGATGGGGATTGAGAGCTACGTGGTGGTGCACAACATAGCGAAGAGGCACAACGTGGGGACTTTGGCCCGGAGCGCCACCGCTTTCGGGGTCTCGGAGCTCATAATCGTCGGCCGCCGGGACTTCAACGCCTTCGGGAGCCACGGGTCCACTTCTCACCTCGCCTTCCGCCACTTCCACTCTCTCCTCGAAGCTCGCTCCTTCCTCAAGGTCAGTCACGCCTCTCTTGTTGCAAAGAAGCGATTTGTAGTTACTAGTTACTGGGTGGGGTTCTCTGACTCCATTGCGTaggtcaatttctttttcttttttgttttgttttgcgcGCGCCAAATGTTGGAGGTGTCTTGTGATTTATATTGAACTGTTTAATATCTTTAGGAGAAGGATTGTGATATATGTGGTGTGGAAATCACAGATGATGCTGTAGCCGTCAATCAGCATCCTTTCAAGAGGAGCACGGCTTTCCTCGTCGGCaatgaggtaaatttgtccATACATTCGACTTTTCCCCCATGAAAGAGCAAACTGTGATGGATTTAGGGTGACTGTTGGTCGGTTTTTCGATCACCTATAACTATCTTTTTTCTCAGCATTTTTAGTCAAGTGTAGTCATCTTGATAAATGGGCGTAGTTAATTTTGCGATCGTGTGATTAATTAGAAATACACGATGAATTTACGTCAAATTGAAAGCAATTTGCATACTTGACCATGAATGTTTATACGTTGCTTCACAGCTTGCAACTGTTTATTGGTTGATCAATGAATTTAGGAGCAGGCAAGTGTTTTTAGCCGGCAAAAGAATCCTCTATGTTATACCTACTTCATTTGTTAATCAAAGCTGATGAAGCATTGCACTATAAATAAGACATCATGTCTCAATACGATGAATCTTCCTTTATGAAACTTCTTAAAGGCTGATTGGAGTTTCTGATCTATATTTACTGAGAACAGGGAACGGGCCTCTCTGCCAAAGAATGTGAGATATGCGACTTCTTTGTATACATTCCTCAGTATGGCTGTGGCACTGCTTCATTAAATGTCACTGTTGCAGCTTCCATAGTCCTACATCATTTTGGAGGTAATCTCTTGGGAATCCCATCACTTCTAAGAATCGCTTAAAGACCAAGTTATACTTCTGCGCTAGTATACATGGTAGTTAATATGCTTGCATCAGAAATCTAAGCTGCATTGTTAATTGATATATGCGTGCAGCATAAGGTACAGCTTTGTCTGTTTGTTATATGTACATCTATATGAGTTTAGTGACTGACCTCCAAAACCCATGCGTTTCCACAATCTTATTTCCTGCTTCGCATGCATTGTTTCGGATTTGTCTTTATTGCTGTGTTTCCTATCTCCTCAATTCTATGTGAAGCTGTATGTCATGCTAGACAGTGGTGCACATGATCTTGTGTGGGGTTTCCTACCACATAAACAAGCTTGTTTGTCCTTTCTTTCCTTCAGCAACGATATTTGACATTCCTCTGTTGGTTGTCTTGAGTAATCCATCTCAGGAAATAGGAAGATATCATTTGGAGGTGCATCATGTATTATTGTTAATCAGTATACTTGATTTTTGGCAGCTTGCTGACTTGGGGTTGTAGAAAAGTGTAAGTATCAAGGTGTTTGAATGTTATCGGTGGGTTGGACTAACAGATAGCTCAAAGTCCTTCGATGAAAACTGAATGTTTATGCTTGGGCTAACGacaattatatttgattttatgGTTTGGATGGATCAACTGTTCAAATGGCACGAGAGGATTGCCATCACTTAAGTTGTTGTCGAGTTGTCAACCATATCAAGAGGGACGCAAAATTTAGCAACTTTGCTTTTATATTTGGAAAAGTAGCCATTGGTGGTCCTGTGGAGGGATATGTTCTTTGGTTGTTTCTCCTGTGAATTGATTCTCTTAAATATCTCAGGACTTAATGAGGTCTGAATGTTCTTCTGCACGTTGAGAATTGGTTGTCCGTAACTTGAGAACTTACTGTATTGTCCCATTTCTATTTGTTCCCTCGTAGTTTCTGACCCACGCCTAAAATCCGAGACTCGGTTTCTCTTCAGTTTGGGCAGGCTTCTCCGAAAGAATCCGCGATGGAAATAAGTTTGTTGTGGCTGAGAAACTGGCAAAGCAAGTGAAGCGTAATTTCTGCGCAGAAACCGTGGATGCTATCATTGAGGAGCGAAAATCTAGAAAGCAAAATGCTTCCGAATTTTTCGACGGTGATGGAAATGCCCAATCGTCGTCAAACCTTCTTGAGGGATTGTTCAGCGATGATCAGTAATTTAAGAGAAGTCATACATTCTGACAGCTCAAGCCTTTGGGAATGATAGATGGGTCATTGGTGGTCGGTCCTACATGTCTACATGTTGAAGAAGCGAGGGCTAAATTTGATGCGTCCATGTCTCTTTGGAGCGAGAGCCGCCGGCAAAGAGCCTGTTCCGGTGCATAGGGATGTTAGTTTTTGCCTGGACCAAGGATTTGATATGTTCTGTCCTGGAGTCTTGTGCTTTGTcctactttcttttttaatgaagTTCTCTGGCTTTTCTTTGGTGCAATCCAGTTTTTCTGTTGATGTTCTTccgatagaaaataaaataaagtaaatgaaaatatgaatttctttctaattaatttgaaattctcTTTTTTGTGAGAGACGATGTCTTGaaactaaaggaagaaaattgaaaaatagagCGCAGTACAGGTAACCTTTTCCTTATTTGCTTAATTGTTTTGGCGATGTCTGGCACTTGATACACATAGGGATTAAAACTTAACCGCTTATTCACAGACTTATTCATAGAGTTCTTAAAGCTCCATTTCTGATCTAGAAATGAAGACACTCAGGTCACTCTCTATGCCATGGACCGAGTCACGTCTTCTTCGCCCCCTTTCTTATATTATCTAGCCCCAAGGCACTCCACACGGCATCGGAGCCATCAACTATGTTGTTTTGACGCGGTGGTTGATAAAAATGTTTGGCATCGCATCCATTTATAGAGTCGCACTCGTCGACTACTTCTTTAGCCTTCTCCCATAGCAGGGAGTTTTAATACAACTATTCCAGTGGGAGGGGGTTCGATGGGTTCAACAACTTTAGGTAGGGGCTGGTCTGAGAGGGCACTCTACGGGTTTCATGGCCCGGTTTTGAGTCTGTAGCATTTCATATTGTAGGTTGTGGAACCGAACGATTTACAACTGGGTTTGAAACTGCTCACGCTCCTTCCTTTGCCTTTGAAAGTGCTCTTGCTTATGGTAGTGGATAAATTGGTAGACATGTATCTGCTGCCTATGCTGCTGGTGGCTCGACTTTTTATGGTTCGGGGAGGAGGCATAATGCAACCGATCTACTCAATTCTGCAAATCCTGTGAATATTCAAGTTGCGGTGTATGCCGGTGTGGAAAGAGTACTATTGGCATCTACTTTGCAGTCTTCGAGGTCCAGGCTATCCGATGGGTTGTTTACCGGGGTGAGATGAGAGGGTATCACCATGCTATGGTGTGGGAAAATTGGCCTACTTGTCTCGGTTCCTTTAGTCGAGCTAATCGCATCGGATATTGCATTTTTACTGCTAGAAAATCAATCATTATATAGTAGAGATAGCATTACCCTCCTCTTCCCCTCAGTGGAACTCCCTTTAGAGGATCCAGTTCAAGCATCATCTTAATCGTACTTGAGGATGGCTTCTGGGATCGTTCTTATCCATTCATCTCTTTCCCTTGAGCATGGTTCGAGCTTCTTTATCGACTTGAGCTACCTATTGTATTAAGTTGCCTCCCCCGTGAACTACCTTGGGAAAAGAAGAACTGAAGCCCTCCCATAGCCGCGAGTCTATTTGTTTATAGTCACAACTGTTGTCATAGTCAACAAGGTTGAAACTCCCAAGAAAAAACTTCGAATTGGGAGGGCGATCCTCCCGGTGAACTAACCGTACCCCAAATCGACACGGGTGAACAAGTAGAGTATACTAGGGCGCTTGAGAGAACCATGTCGAAGGAACTCGGCAAAATGACCCCGTAACTTCGGGAGAATGGGTGCTCTCCTATCTTTTGATTAGGAAAGCGGCACATACTAGGGGGTAGCAACTATTTATTAAAAACACAGGACTACGTTAAGTGGTAACACAATGTATAGAGTCCGACACCTGCCTGGTGCTGGAAGGTTGGAAGGAGAAGTGTTATGAGCTTTGAATGGAAGCCCCCGTAAATGGCGGAAGTAGCTCTAATTGTCTTGAGGTAGCGAAATGTCTTGTCGCATAAGTAGCGACCTGCACGAATGGTGTAACGATTGCCCTGCTGTCTCCGACATGGACTAGGGTGTAATTGAATTCTCCGTAAAGATGCGGAGTACCAACAGCTAGACGGGAAGACCCCGTGAATGGAGGAAggccatgga contains:
- the LOC115732678 gene encoding pyruvate, phosphate dikinase, chloroplastic-like, whose protein sequence is MEGVLMRTTADVFKHGLFKGHPLEQVDVLFRDNRSSLQASRGRRFCGICCQESDGTGFVNLKRKSNKPSLKKTQAILTPVTDPTLTAKKRVYTFGKGRSEGNKGMKSLLGGKGANLAEMASIGLSVPPGLTISTEACQEYQQNGNKLPHGLWEEILEGLESVEKDMGAVLGDPSKPLLLSVRSGAAISMPGMMDTVLNLGLNDDVVAGLAVKSGERFAYDSYRRFLDMFGDVVMGISHSSFEEKLEQLKHSKGVQLDTDLTASDLKELVAQYKLVYLETKGEEFPSDPRKQLELAVNAVFDSWNSPRANKYRSINQITGLKGTAVNIQCMVFGNMGNTSGTGVLFTRNPSTGEKKLYGEFLVNAQGEDVVAGIRTPEDLDMMKNCMPEAYKELVENCEILEKHYKDMMDIEFTVQENRLWMLQCRSGKRTGKGAVKIAVDMVNEGLVDIRSSMKMVEPQHLDQLLHPQFENPSAYKDKVIATGLPASPGAAVGQVVFSADDAEGWHAQGKSAILVRTETSPEDVGGMHAAAGILTARGGMTSHAAVVARGWGKCCVSGCADILVNDAEKVVTTGDKVIKEGEWISLNGSTGEVILGKQPLSPPALSSDLEIFMSWADEIRSLKVMANADTPEDALTARNNGAQGIGLCRTEHMFFASDERIKAVRKMIMAVTPEQRKAALDQLLPYQQSDFEGIFRAMDGLPVTIRLLDPPLHEFLPEGDLEQIVSELTTETGMTEDEVFSRIEKLSEVNPMLGFRGCRLGISYPELTEMQARAVFQAAVTMSRQGFTVLPEIMVPLVGTPQELGQQVSLIRSIAKKVFSEVGSSLSYKIGTMIEIPRAALVADEIAKEAEFFSFGTNDLTQMTFGYSRDDVGKFLPIYLSKGILQADPFEVLDQRGVGQLIKIATERGRAARPNLKVGICGEHGGEPSSVAFFAEAGLDYVSCSPFRVPIARLAAAQVAV
- the LOC115733159 gene encoding putative TrmH family tRNA/rRNA methyltransferase, with translation MGIESYVVVHNIAKRHNVGTLARSATAFGVSELIIVGRRDFNAFGSHGSTSHLAFRHFHSLLEARSFLKEKDCDICGVEITDDAVAVNQHPFKRSTAFLVGNEGTGLSAKECEICDFFVYIPQYGCGTASLNVTVAASIVLHHFGVWAGFSERIRDGNKFVVAEKLAKQVKRNFCAETVDAIIEERKSRKQNASEFFDGDGNAQSSSNLLEGLFSDDQ